The following proteins are co-located in the Telopea speciosissima isolate NSW1024214 ecotype Mountain lineage chromosome 9, Tspe_v1, whole genome shotgun sequence genome:
- the LOC122639055 gene encoding eukaryotic translation initiation factor 4B2-like, which yields MSKAWGGIGAWAAEAELAEDAEEAEERENAAADANSQVTGGGESLSFPSLKEAAVAAKPKKKMTLSEFTTGTYVGPGGARSDYSTVSKGLTTDEMLRLPTGPKERIPEELEYGRLGGGFRSYGRTGPLPGRMSVRGDSSDGSWAGGRKSYGGFDDERRAPPPWAQDYDKPSRADEVDNWAMAKKPLTISPMDSGPGRHDRYSSLGSGGGGSSRADEVDNWAMGNKAQASPPARSMGFSSGFRGGPRDGDRERPRLVLDPPRGDGVVNESPRTTRPSPFGAARPREEVLAEKGLDWKKLELDIESRKTSRPSNAQSNHAESPAPQVLEAAPKQRPKVNPFGDAKPPEILLEEQGKDWRKIDLELEHRGVDRSEREEEKLKELRWRNLFL from the coding sequence ATGTCGAAAGCTTGGGGAGGAATCGGTGCGTGGGCCGCTGAGGCCGAGCTTGCCGAAGATGCCGAAGAAGCCGAAGAGCGAGAGAATGCTGCTGCCGACGCCAATTCTCAAGTCACCGGCGGTGGTGAGTCTTTGAGTTTTCCGAGTCTCAAAGAAGCTGCTGTAGCTGCCAAGcccaagaagaagatgacgcTATCTGAGTTCACCACCGGTACTTACGTTGGCCCAGGTGGAGCCAGAAGCGACTACTCCACGGTGTCTAAGGGTTTAACAACCGACGAGATGCTCCGATTGCCAACTGGCCCCAAGGAGAGGATTCCCGAGGAATTGGAGTACGGTCGCCTCGGTGGTGGGTTCCGCTCCTATGGCCGAACAGGGCCTCTTCCTGGGCGCATGAGTGTGAGAGGCGACAGCAGCGATGGTTCATGGGCTGGAGGTCGGAAATCCTACGGGGGTTTCGATGATGAACGAAGAGCTCCCCCACCTTGGGCTCAGGATTACGATAAGCCTTCTAGGGCCGACGAAGTTGACAACTGGGCAATGGCTAAGAAACCGCTTACTATCTCTCCCATGGATTCTGGTCCTGGACGACATGATAGATACAGTTCGCttggtagtggtggtgggggtTCTTCTAGGGCTGACGAGGTCGATAATTGGGCTATGGGGAATAAGGCACAAGCATCACCTCCTGCTAGATCTATGGGTTTCAGCTCGGGTTTCAGAGGAGGTCCGCGTGATGGGGATCGTGAGCGCCCACGGCTTGTTTTGGATCCACCCAGGGGTGATGGAGTTGTTAATGAGTCTCCCAGAACAACCAGACCTAGCCCATTTGGTGCAGCACGTCCCAGGGAGGAGGTTTTGGCTGAAAAGGGTCTGGACTGGAAGAAGTTGGAATTAGATATTGAGTCTCGCAAAACAAGCCGGCCTTCAAATGCCCAATCGAATCATGCTGAAAGTCCTGCTCCACAGGTTCTGGAAGCAGCACCAAAACAACGACCAAAGGTGAATCCATTTGGGGATGCCAAGCCTCCAGAAATCTTACTGGAAGAGCAAGGCAAGGATTGGCGCAAGATTGATTTAGAACTGGAGCATCGTGGTGTTGACAG